Proteins co-encoded in one Quercus robur chromosome 8, dhQueRobu3.1, whole genome shotgun sequence genomic window:
- the LOC126694363 gene encoding zinc transporter 11 produces the protein MQYKTMSRSLSIFCFFFLFLFLILSASAHSGHDDGDDDSSENGSVDLRARPLVLVKIWCLIIIFVATFVGGVSPYFFKWNEGFLVLGTQFAGGVFLGTAMMHFLSDANETFEDLTTKTYPFAFMLACAGYLLTMVADCIVSYAFRNDEKAGDLELQGGVGQGNGTKNGVALQSQNQVHHFLAPPGSVGDSILLIVALCFHSVFEGIAIGVAETKDDAWKALWTISLHKIFAAIAMGIALLRMIPNRPFLSCAAYAFAFAISSPIGVAIGIIIDATTQGAVADWIFAISMGIACGVFIYVSINHLLAKGYRPQKTLTVDTPHHRFLAVLLGVGVIAVVMIWDT, from the exons ATGCAATACAAAACAATGTCTCGTTCCCTCTCCATCTTCTGCTTCTTTTTCCTATTCCTCTTCCTCATCCTCTCTGCCTCGGCTCACAGTGGCCACGATGACGGCGACGATGATAGCAGTGAAAATGGCAGCGTTGACCTTCGGGCAAGGCCATTGGTACTGGTGAAAATATGGTGCTTGATTATCATATTTGTGGCCACTTTTGTTGGTGGCGTTTCACCTTACTTCTTTAAATGGAACGAGGGGTTCTTGGTTTTGGGGACACAGTTTGCTGGGGGTGTGTTTTTGGGTACGGCTATGATGCACTTTTTGAGTGATGCAAATGAAACTTTCGAGGACTTGACTACCAAAACGTACCCTTTTGCATTCATGCTGGCTTGTGCTGGATACTTGTTGACCATGGTTGCTGATTGCATAGTCTCCTATGCGTTTAGAAACGACGAAAAGGCTGGTGATCTCGAGCTTCAAG GTGGAGTTGGGCAAGGAAACGGCACAAAAAATGGTGTGGCTTTACAATCACAGAATCAG GTGCACCACTTCCTGGCTCCTCCGGGTTCGGTTGGGGATAGCATTTTGTTGATTGTTGCCTTGTGTTTCCATTCTGTTTTTGAGGGCATTGCAATTGGAGTTGCAGAAACAAAAGATGATGCCTGGAAAGCTTTATGGACAATTTCTTTGCACAAGATATTTGCTGCCATTGCCATGGGCATTGCTCTCCTTCGTATGATTCCAAACCGTCCCTTCTTATCATGTGCAGCCTATGCTTTTGCATTTGCCatttcaagtccaattggggtGGCCATTGGAATCATAATAGATGCCACAACTCAGGGTGCTGTGGCAGATTGGATCTTTGCCATATCAATGGGTATTGCATGTGGAGTGTTCATCTATGTATCCATAAATCATCTACTAGCAAAGGGTTACAGACCCCAGAAGACTCTCACGGTTGACACACCCCATCACAGGTTTTTGGCAGTGTTGTTAGGCGTTGGGGTAATTGCTGTCGTGATGATTTGGGACACTTGA